In Prunus dulcis chromosome 1, ALMONDv2, whole genome shotgun sequence, the following are encoded in one genomic region:
- the LOC117613809 gene encoding protein argonaute 7 isoform X4 has product MEETEESNGNKKCHTKTRSLRGGANPQKHQHQHQLIQYSNQFGFCNQNQYQRYYYPALLPLPPPMPLQLALTPPLPQNNNFRSKTHLQKPSCRLNNAPFAASSETQVSTATISPSASEGFQEQTSSPFKGEDVRKLTCARTGKAIVTARRPDSGGVEGTVISLLANHFLVQFDSSERIFHYNVDISPNPSKEVARMIKQTLVEDNSALLSGAIPAYDGRKNLYSPVEFKSDRLEFYISLPIPTSKPSLPFGVFSGFQEKHQQLKLFRINIKLVSKIDGRELSSYLSKEGDDWKPLPQDYLHALDVVLREAPLEKCIPVGRSLYSSSMGGTKDIGGGAVGLRGFFQSLRPTQQGLALNVDFSVTAFHESVGVISYLQKRLEFLRDLSQRKTRGLTEKERKEVERALKNIRVFVCHRETVQRYRVFGLTEEATENLWFADRDGKNLRLVTYFKDHYNYDIQFRNLPCLQISRSKPCYLPMELCMICEGQKFLGKLSDDQTARILKMGCQRPKERKAIIDGVMRGPVGPTSGIQEREFKLHVSREMTRLKGRVLQPPKLKLGDGGHVRDLIPSRHDRQWNLLGSHVFEGTRIERWALISFGGTPDQKNSIPKFVHQLSQRCEQLGIFLNKNTIISPQFEPSQVLNNVSLLESKLKRIQRAASNNLQLLICVMERKHKGYADLKRIADTSVGVLSQCCLYSNLDKLGSQFLANLALKINAKVGGCTVSLYNSLPSQIPRLLQTDEPVMFMGADVTHPHPLDDFSPSVAAVVGSMNWPAANKYVSRMRSQTHRQEIIQDLGTMTEELLDEFYQEVGKLPKRIVFFRDGVSETQFYKVLQEELQAIKGACSKFPGYAPPITFAVVQKRHHTRLFPFKIDPSSRQNQLLDENIPPGTVVDSVITHPKEFDFYLCSHWGVKGTSRPTHYHILWDENQFTSDELQKLVNILCYTYVRCTKPVSLVPPAYYAHLAAYRGRLYLERSESTAYTRSGCTLSRAGPPKEMELPKLSENAID; this is encoded by the exons ATGGAAGAGACCGAAGAATCCAATGGTAACAAGAAATGCCACACCAAAACCAGAAGCCTAAGGGGCGGAGCCAACCCTCAGAAGCATCAGCATCAGCATCAACTAATACAGTACTCAAACCAGTTTGGTTTCTGCAACCAGAATCAGTACCAGAGATATTACTACCCAGCCCTTCTTCCACTCCCTCCTCCAATGCCTCTGCAACTAGCTTTAACTCCACCTCTGCCGCAAAACAACAACTTCAGATCAAAAACCCATTTGCAGAAACCTTCATGCAGGCTCAATAATGCTCCTTTTGCCGCCTCTTCAGAAACCCAAGTGTCCACCGCCACAATTTCACCAT CAGCTTCAGAGGGGTTCCAAGAGCAAACCAGTTCACCTTTCAAAGGAGAAGATGTAAGGAAGTTGACATGTGCAAGAACAGGAAAAGCAATAGTGACTGCAAGGAGACCAGACTCTGGTGGTGTAGAAGGAACTGTTATCTCTCTCTTAGCTAACCATTTTCTTGTCCAATTTGATTCATCAGAACGAATTTTCCATTATAATGTTGACATCTCGCCTAATCCCTCCAAGGAAGTTGCTCGAATGATCAAACAAACACTGGTAGAGGATAACTCAGCTTTGCTCTCTGGTGCTATTCCAGCTTATGATGGCCGCAAGAATCTTTACAGCCCGGTTGAATTCAAAAGTGATAGACTTGAATTCTATATAAGCCTCCCCATCCCCACAAGCAAGCCAAGCTTGCCATTTGGAGTATTCAGTGGTTTCCAGGAGAAGCATCAACAACTTAAACTATTTCGTATAAATATCAAACTGGTGTCAAAGATTGATGGGAGGGAATTGAGTAGTTACCTGAGCAAGGAAGGGGATGACTGGAAGCCTCTTCCTCAGGATTATCTCCATGCCTTGGATGTCGTTTTGAGGGAGGCCCCATTGGAGAAGTGTATACCTGTGGGACGATCACTTTATTCAAGTTCGATGGGAGGAACTAAAGATATTGGAGGAGGAGCTGTGGGATTGAGAGGGTTCTTTCAAAGCCTTCGACCAACCCAACAAGGACTAGCTCTCAATGTGGATTTCTCTGTGACTGCTTTCCATGAAAGCGTTGGAGTGATCTCATACTTGCAGAAGCGTCTTGAGTTTCTTCGAGACCTTTCTCAAAGGAAGACAAGGGGTTTaactgaaaaagaaaggaaagaagtGGAGAGGGCTTTAAAGAACATCAGGGTATTTGTTTGCCACAGAGAAACTGTTCAGAGATACCGGGTTTTTGGCTTAACCGAGGAAGCCACTGAAAATCTTTGGTTTGCAGATAGGGATGGGAAGAATTTGAGGCTGGTGACTTACTTCAAGGATCACTATAACTATGATATACAATTCAGGAATTTGCCTTGTTTGCAGATTAGTAGGAGTAAACCATGTTATCTTCCAATGGAGCTATGTATGATCTGTGAAGGCCAGAAGTTTCTTGGGAAGCTGTCAGATGATCAGACTGCAAGGATACTTAAAATGGGCTGCCAACGACCAAAAGAACGAAAAGCCATTATAGATGGAGTCATGAGAGGTCCTGTTGGACCAACAAG TGGCATTCAGGAAAGAGAATTCAAACTCCATGTTTCAAGAGAAATGACGCGATTGAAAGGAAGAGTTCTTCAACCTCCAAAGCTAAAGCTTGGAGATGGTGGACATGTAAGAGACCTAATTCCCTCTCGTCATGATCGCCAGTGGAATCTTCTGGGCAGCCATGTGTTTGAAGGTACTCGAATCGAGAGGTGGGCATTGATTAGTTTTGGTGGAACCCCTGATCAGAAGAACAGCATTCCAAAATTCGTACACCAGCTATCTCAAAGATGTGAACAGTTGGGCATCTTTCTgaataaaaacacaattattAGTCCCCAATTTGAACCATCCCAAGTCCTTAACAATGTGTCTCTTTTAGAATCTAAGCTTAAACGAATCCAAAGAGCTGCATCAAACAATCTCCAGCTGCTTATATGTGTAATGGAAAGAAAGCACAAAGGCTATGCAGACCTCAAGCGAATTGCAGATACAAGTGTTGGGGTTTTAAGCCAATGCTGcttgtactcaaaccttgacAAGTTGGGTTCACAGTTTTTGGCAAATCTGGCTCTCAAGATCAATGCAAAAGTTGGAGGATGCACAGTTTCTTTGTACAATTCCTTGCCATCTCAAATCCCCCGGCTACTTCAAACTGATGAGCCAGTGATGTTTATGGGTGCAGATGTGACTCATCCGCACCCACTCGATGATTTTAGTCCTTCTGTTGCTGCTGTGGTTGGTAGCATGAATTGGCCCGCAGCAAACAAGTATGTTTCAAGAATGAGGTCTCAGACACATAGACAAGAAATCATCCAGGACCTTGGTACAATGACAGAAGAATTGTTGGATGAGTTTTACCAGGAAGTTGGCAAGCTCCCAAAGAGAATAGTTTTCTTTAGAGACGGGGTAAGTGAAACGCAATTTTATAAAGTGCTTCAAGAGGAGTTGCAAGCCATTAAAGGTGCATGCTCAAAATTTCCTGGTTATGCACCTCCTATAACATTTGCAGTGGTTCAGAAGAGGCATCACACAAGGTTGTTTCCTTTCAAAATTGATCCATCTTCCAGGCAGAACCAGTTACTGGACGAAAACATTCCCCCGGGAACTGTTGTGGATAGTGTGATCACTCATCCAAAAGAGTTTGACTTCTATCTTTGTAGCCATTGGGGTGTTAAGGGAACAAGCAGGCCAACCCATTACCACATATTGTGGGATGAAAACCAGTTCACTTCAGATGAACTACAGAAACTGGTTAACATTCTGTGCTATACATATGTAAGGTGCACCAAGCCAGTTTCTCTGGTGCCTCCGGCTTACTATGCTCACTTGGCTGCATATAGAGGTAGGCTTTACCTTGAGAGATCAGAGTCCACAGCTTACACCAGAAGTGGTTGCACACTCTCCCGAGCTGGCCCTCCAAAGGAAATGGAACTACCAAAACTTAGTGAGAAT GCTATTGACTAG
- the LOC117613809 gene encoding protein argonaute 7 isoform X3, producing the protein MEETEESNGNKKCHTKTRSLRGGANPQKHQHQHQLIQYSNQFGFCNQNQYQRYYYPALLPLPPPMPLQLALTPPLPQNNNFRSKTHLQKPSCRLNNAPFAASSETQVSTATISPSASEGFQEQTSSPFKGEDVRKLTCARTGKAIVTARRPDSGGVEGTVISLLANHFLVQFDSSERIFHYNVDISPNPSKEVARMIKQTLVEDNSALLSGAIPAYDGRKNLYSPVEFKSDRLEFYISLPIPTSKPSLPFGVFSGFQEKHQQLKLFRINIKLVSKIDGRELSSYLSKEGDDWKPLPQDYLHALDVVLREAPLEKCIPVGRSLYSSSMGGTKDIGGGAVGLRGFFQSLRPTQQGLALNVDFSVTAFHESVGVISYLQKRLEFLRDLSQRKTRGLTEKERKEVERALKNIRVFVCHRETVQRYRVFGLTEEATENLWFADRDGKNLRLVTYFKDHYNYDIQFRNLPCLQISRSKPCYLPMELCMICEGQKFLGKLSDDQTARILKMGCQRPKERKAIIDGVMRGPVGPTSGIQEREFKLHVSREMTRLKGRVLQPPKLKLGDGGHVRDLIPSRHDRQWNLLGSHVFEGTRIERWALISFGGTPDQKNSIPKFVHQLSQRCEQLGIFLNKNTIISPQFEPSQVLNNVSLLESKLKRIQRAASNNLQLLICVMERKHKGYADLKRIADTSVGVLSQCCLYSNLDKLGSQFLANLALKINAKVGGCTVSLYNSLPSQIPRLLQTDEPVMFMGADVTHPHPLDDFSPSVAAVVGSMNWPAANKYVSRMRSQTHRQEIIQDLGTMTEELLDEFYQEVGKLPKRIVFFRDGVSETQFYKVLQEELQAIKGACSKFPGYAPPITFAVVQKRHHTRLFPFKIDPSSRQNQLLDENIPPGTVVDSVITHPKEFDFYLCSHWGVKGTSRPTHYHILWDENQFTSDELQKLVNILCYTYVRCTKPVSLVPPAYYAHLAAYRGRLYLERSESTAYTRSGCTLSRAGPPKEMELPKLSENLQAID; encoded by the exons ATGGAAGAGACCGAAGAATCCAATGGTAACAAGAAATGCCACACCAAAACCAGAAGCCTAAGGGGCGGAGCCAACCCTCAGAAGCATCAGCATCAGCATCAACTAATACAGTACTCAAACCAGTTTGGTTTCTGCAACCAGAATCAGTACCAGAGATATTACTACCCAGCCCTTCTTCCACTCCCTCCTCCAATGCCTCTGCAACTAGCTTTAACTCCACCTCTGCCGCAAAACAACAACTTCAGATCAAAAACCCATTTGCAGAAACCTTCATGCAGGCTCAATAATGCTCCTTTTGCCGCCTCTTCAGAAACCCAAGTGTCCACCGCCACAATTTCACCAT CAGCTTCAGAGGGGTTCCAAGAGCAAACCAGTTCACCTTTCAAAGGAGAAGATGTAAGGAAGTTGACATGTGCAAGAACAGGAAAAGCAATAGTGACTGCAAGGAGACCAGACTCTGGTGGTGTAGAAGGAACTGTTATCTCTCTCTTAGCTAACCATTTTCTTGTCCAATTTGATTCATCAGAACGAATTTTCCATTATAATGTTGACATCTCGCCTAATCCCTCCAAGGAAGTTGCTCGAATGATCAAACAAACACTGGTAGAGGATAACTCAGCTTTGCTCTCTGGTGCTATTCCAGCTTATGATGGCCGCAAGAATCTTTACAGCCCGGTTGAATTCAAAAGTGATAGACTTGAATTCTATATAAGCCTCCCCATCCCCACAAGCAAGCCAAGCTTGCCATTTGGAGTATTCAGTGGTTTCCAGGAGAAGCATCAACAACTTAAACTATTTCGTATAAATATCAAACTGGTGTCAAAGATTGATGGGAGGGAATTGAGTAGTTACCTGAGCAAGGAAGGGGATGACTGGAAGCCTCTTCCTCAGGATTATCTCCATGCCTTGGATGTCGTTTTGAGGGAGGCCCCATTGGAGAAGTGTATACCTGTGGGACGATCACTTTATTCAAGTTCGATGGGAGGAACTAAAGATATTGGAGGAGGAGCTGTGGGATTGAGAGGGTTCTTTCAAAGCCTTCGACCAACCCAACAAGGACTAGCTCTCAATGTGGATTTCTCTGTGACTGCTTTCCATGAAAGCGTTGGAGTGATCTCATACTTGCAGAAGCGTCTTGAGTTTCTTCGAGACCTTTCTCAAAGGAAGACAAGGGGTTTaactgaaaaagaaaggaaagaagtGGAGAGGGCTTTAAAGAACATCAGGGTATTTGTTTGCCACAGAGAAACTGTTCAGAGATACCGGGTTTTTGGCTTAACCGAGGAAGCCACTGAAAATCTTTGGTTTGCAGATAGGGATGGGAAGAATTTGAGGCTGGTGACTTACTTCAAGGATCACTATAACTATGATATACAATTCAGGAATTTGCCTTGTTTGCAGATTAGTAGGAGTAAACCATGTTATCTTCCAATGGAGCTATGTATGATCTGTGAAGGCCAGAAGTTTCTTGGGAAGCTGTCAGATGATCAGACTGCAAGGATACTTAAAATGGGCTGCCAACGACCAAAAGAACGAAAAGCCATTATAGATGGAGTCATGAGAGGTCCTGTTGGACCAACAAG TGGCATTCAGGAAAGAGAATTCAAACTCCATGTTTCAAGAGAAATGACGCGATTGAAAGGAAGAGTTCTTCAACCTCCAAAGCTAAAGCTTGGAGATGGTGGACATGTAAGAGACCTAATTCCCTCTCGTCATGATCGCCAGTGGAATCTTCTGGGCAGCCATGTGTTTGAAGGTACTCGAATCGAGAGGTGGGCATTGATTAGTTTTGGTGGAACCCCTGATCAGAAGAACAGCATTCCAAAATTCGTACACCAGCTATCTCAAAGATGTGAACAGTTGGGCATCTTTCTgaataaaaacacaattattAGTCCCCAATTTGAACCATCCCAAGTCCTTAACAATGTGTCTCTTTTAGAATCTAAGCTTAAACGAATCCAAAGAGCTGCATCAAACAATCTCCAGCTGCTTATATGTGTAATGGAAAGAAAGCACAAAGGCTATGCAGACCTCAAGCGAATTGCAGATACAAGTGTTGGGGTTTTAAGCCAATGCTGcttgtactcaaaccttgacAAGTTGGGTTCACAGTTTTTGGCAAATCTGGCTCTCAAGATCAATGCAAAAGTTGGAGGATGCACAGTTTCTTTGTACAATTCCTTGCCATCTCAAATCCCCCGGCTACTTCAAACTGATGAGCCAGTGATGTTTATGGGTGCAGATGTGACTCATCCGCACCCACTCGATGATTTTAGTCCTTCTGTTGCTGCTGTGGTTGGTAGCATGAATTGGCCCGCAGCAAACAAGTATGTTTCAAGAATGAGGTCTCAGACACATAGACAAGAAATCATCCAGGACCTTGGTACAATGACAGAAGAATTGTTGGATGAGTTTTACCAGGAAGTTGGCAAGCTCCCAAAGAGAATAGTTTTCTTTAGAGACGGGGTAAGTGAAACGCAATTTTATAAAGTGCTTCAAGAGGAGTTGCAAGCCATTAAAGGTGCATGCTCAAAATTTCCTGGTTATGCACCTCCTATAACATTTGCAGTGGTTCAGAAGAGGCATCACACAAGGTTGTTTCCTTTCAAAATTGATCCATCTTCCAGGCAGAACCAGTTACTGGACGAAAACATTCCCCCGGGAACTGTTGTGGATAGTGTGATCACTCATCCAAAAGAGTTTGACTTCTATCTTTGTAGCCATTGGGGTGTTAAGGGAACAAGCAGGCCAACCCATTACCACATATTGTGGGATGAAAACCAGTTCACTTCAGATGAACTACAGAAACTGGTTAACATTCTGTGCTATACATATGTAAGGTGCACCAAGCCAGTTTCTCTGGTGCCTCCGGCTTACTATGCTCACTTGGCTGCATATAGAGGTAGGCTTTACCTTGAGAGATCAGAGTCCACAGCTTACACCAGAAGTGGTTGCACACTCTCCCGAGCTGGCCCTCCAAAGGAAATGGAACTACCAAAACTTAGTGAGAAT TTGCAGGCTATTGACTAG
- the LOC117613809 gene encoding protein argonaute 7 isoform X2 yields MEETEESNGNKKCHTKTRSLRGGANPQKHQHQHQLIQYSNQFGFCNQNQYQRYYYPALLPLPPPMPLQLALTPPLPQNNNFRSKTHLQKPSCRLNNAPFAASSETQVSTATISPSSEGFQEQTSSPFKGEDVRKLTCARTGKAIVTARRPDSGGVEGTVISLLANHFLVQFDSSERIFHYNVDISPNPSKEVARMIKQTLVEDNSALLSGAIPAYDGRKNLYSPVEFKSDRLEFYISLPIPTSKPSLPFGVFSGFQEKHQQLKLFRINIKLVSKIDGRELSSYLSKEGDDWKPLPQDYLHALDVVLREAPLEKCIPVGRSLYSSSMGGTKDIGGGAVGLRGFFQSLRPTQQGLALNVDFSVTAFHESVGVISYLQKRLEFLRDLSQRKTRGLTEKERKEVERALKNIRVFVCHRETVQRYRVFGLTEEATENLWFADRDGKNLRLVTYFKDHYNYDIQFRNLPCLQISRSKPCYLPMELCMICEGQKFLGKLSDDQTARILKMGCQRPKERKAIIDGVMRGPVGPTSGIQEREFKLHVSREMTRLKGRVLQPPKLKLGDGGHVRDLIPSRHDRQWNLLGSHVFEGTRIERWALISFGGTPDQKNSIPKFVHQLSQRCEQLGIFLNKNTIISPQFEPSQVLNNVSLLESKLKRIQRAASNNLQLLICVMERKHKGYADLKRIADTSVGVLSQCCLYSNLDKLGSQFLANLALKINAKVGGCTVSLYNSLPSQIPRLLQTDEPVMFMGADVTHPHPLDDFSPSVAAVVGSMNWPAANKYVSRMRSQTHRQEIIQDLGTMTEELLDEFYQEVGKLPKRIVFFRDGVSETQFYKVLQEELQAIKGACSKFPGYAPPITFAVVQKRHHTRLFPFKIDPSSRQNQLLDENIPPGTVVDSVITHPKEFDFYLCSHWGVKGTSRPTHYHILWDENQFTSDELQKLVNILCYTYVRCTKPVSLVPPAYYAHLAAYRGRLYLERSESTAYTRSGCTLSRAGPPKEMELPKLSENVRKLMFYC; encoded by the exons ATGGAAGAGACCGAAGAATCCAATGGTAACAAGAAATGCCACACCAAAACCAGAAGCCTAAGGGGCGGAGCCAACCCTCAGAAGCATCAGCATCAGCATCAACTAATACAGTACTCAAACCAGTTTGGTTTCTGCAACCAGAATCAGTACCAGAGATATTACTACCCAGCCCTTCTTCCACTCCCTCCTCCAATGCCTCTGCAACTAGCTTTAACTCCACCTCTGCCGCAAAACAACAACTTCAGATCAAAAACCCATTTGCAGAAACCTTCATGCAGGCTCAATAATGCTCCTTTTGCCGCCTCTTCAGAAACCCAAGTGTCCACCGCCACAATTTCACCAT CTTCAGAGGGGTTCCAAGAGCAAACCAGTTCACCTTTCAAAGGAGAAGATGTAAGGAAGTTGACATGTGCAAGAACAGGAAAAGCAATAGTGACTGCAAGGAGACCAGACTCTGGTGGTGTAGAAGGAACTGTTATCTCTCTCTTAGCTAACCATTTTCTTGTCCAATTTGATTCATCAGAACGAATTTTCCATTATAATGTTGACATCTCGCCTAATCCCTCCAAGGAAGTTGCTCGAATGATCAAACAAACACTGGTAGAGGATAACTCAGCTTTGCTCTCTGGTGCTATTCCAGCTTATGATGGCCGCAAGAATCTTTACAGCCCGGTTGAATTCAAAAGTGATAGACTTGAATTCTATATAAGCCTCCCCATCCCCACAAGCAAGCCAAGCTTGCCATTTGGAGTATTCAGTGGTTTCCAGGAGAAGCATCAACAACTTAAACTATTTCGTATAAATATCAAACTGGTGTCAAAGATTGATGGGAGGGAATTGAGTAGTTACCTGAGCAAGGAAGGGGATGACTGGAAGCCTCTTCCTCAGGATTATCTCCATGCCTTGGATGTCGTTTTGAGGGAGGCCCCATTGGAGAAGTGTATACCTGTGGGACGATCACTTTATTCAAGTTCGATGGGAGGAACTAAAGATATTGGAGGAGGAGCTGTGGGATTGAGAGGGTTCTTTCAAAGCCTTCGACCAACCCAACAAGGACTAGCTCTCAATGTGGATTTCTCTGTGACTGCTTTCCATGAAAGCGTTGGAGTGATCTCATACTTGCAGAAGCGTCTTGAGTTTCTTCGAGACCTTTCTCAAAGGAAGACAAGGGGTTTaactgaaaaagaaaggaaagaagtGGAGAGGGCTTTAAAGAACATCAGGGTATTTGTTTGCCACAGAGAAACTGTTCAGAGATACCGGGTTTTTGGCTTAACCGAGGAAGCCACTGAAAATCTTTGGTTTGCAGATAGGGATGGGAAGAATTTGAGGCTGGTGACTTACTTCAAGGATCACTATAACTATGATATACAATTCAGGAATTTGCCTTGTTTGCAGATTAGTAGGAGTAAACCATGTTATCTTCCAATGGAGCTATGTATGATCTGTGAAGGCCAGAAGTTTCTTGGGAAGCTGTCAGATGATCAGACTGCAAGGATACTTAAAATGGGCTGCCAACGACCAAAAGAACGAAAAGCCATTATAGATGGAGTCATGAGAGGTCCTGTTGGACCAACAAG TGGCATTCAGGAAAGAGAATTCAAACTCCATGTTTCAAGAGAAATGACGCGATTGAAAGGAAGAGTTCTTCAACCTCCAAAGCTAAAGCTTGGAGATGGTGGACATGTAAGAGACCTAATTCCCTCTCGTCATGATCGCCAGTGGAATCTTCTGGGCAGCCATGTGTTTGAAGGTACTCGAATCGAGAGGTGGGCATTGATTAGTTTTGGTGGAACCCCTGATCAGAAGAACAGCATTCCAAAATTCGTACACCAGCTATCTCAAAGATGTGAACAGTTGGGCATCTTTCTgaataaaaacacaattattAGTCCCCAATTTGAACCATCCCAAGTCCTTAACAATGTGTCTCTTTTAGAATCTAAGCTTAAACGAATCCAAAGAGCTGCATCAAACAATCTCCAGCTGCTTATATGTGTAATGGAAAGAAAGCACAAAGGCTATGCAGACCTCAAGCGAATTGCAGATACAAGTGTTGGGGTTTTAAGCCAATGCTGcttgtactcaaaccttgacAAGTTGGGTTCACAGTTTTTGGCAAATCTGGCTCTCAAGATCAATGCAAAAGTTGGAGGATGCACAGTTTCTTTGTACAATTCCTTGCCATCTCAAATCCCCCGGCTACTTCAAACTGATGAGCCAGTGATGTTTATGGGTGCAGATGTGACTCATCCGCACCCACTCGATGATTTTAGTCCTTCTGTTGCTGCTGTGGTTGGTAGCATGAATTGGCCCGCAGCAAACAAGTATGTTTCAAGAATGAGGTCTCAGACACATAGACAAGAAATCATCCAGGACCTTGGTACAATGACAGAAGAATTGTTGGATGAGTTTTACCAGGAAGTTGGCAAGCTCCCAAAGAGAATAGTTTTCTTTAGAGACGGGGTAAGTGAAACGCAATTTTATAAAGTGCTTCAAGAGGAGTTGCAAGCCATTAAAGGTGCATGCTCAAAATTTCCTGGTTATGCACCTCCTATAACATTTGCAGTGGTTCAGAAGAGGCATCACACAAGGTTGTTTCCTTTCAAAATTGATCCATCTTCCAGGCAGAACCAGTTACTGGACGAAAACATTCCCCCGGGAACTGTTGTGGATAGTGTGATCACTCATCCAAAAGAGTTTGACTTCTATCTTTGTAGCCATTGGGGTGTTAAGGGAACAAGCAGGCCAACCCATTACCACATATTGTGGGATGAAAACCAGTTCACTTCAGATGAACTACAGAAACTGGTTAACATTCTGTGCTATACATATGTAAGGTGCACCAAGCCAGTTTCTCTGGTGCCTCCGGCTTACTATGCTCACTTGGCTGCATATAGAGGTAGGCTTTACCTTGAGAGATCAGAGTCCACAGCTTACACCAGAAGTGGTTGCACACTCTCCCGAGCTGGCCCTCCAAAGGAAATGGAACTACCAAAACTTAGTGAGAATGTAAGGAAACTCATGTTTTACTGCTGA